TGCGGAGTTCGGGGGTGAGTACGTGTCCGGCACGACCGACGAAGAGCGCCATGTGGTACGCGATGACGCTCATGTCGCAGTCGGGGGTGGCGTGCACACCGAGCAGCGAACCGTCGCTGATCGACATGACGAAGACACTGCCCTCGTCCATCGCGACCATGGTCTGCTTGACGCCACCGCCGTCCATCAGCTTGGCGGCGCCGATGGTGAGGGACCCGATACCGGAGACGATGGTGGCCAGGTCGGCGCTGGAGCCCCTGGGCCCCGTCTGCCGTCCTTCCGCCTTCGCGGTCGCGAGACCGGGATCCGAGGAGAGGAGCATGAGCCCGTCGGACGAGACGACGGTGACCGAGTGGACCCCGGGCACCTCCTCCACCAGATTGCTCAGCAACCAGTGAAGGTTCCGGGCCTCGGTGCTCAGCCCGAACGCGCTGGGCGCAGTCAACTGCGTGCCTCCTCGACTGTGTCCCCCGTCTCATCGATGCGACCGTCGGTACGGTCGTGGTCGGTCTGTGGGCCGCTCTCGGCGATCTCCGTCTCGACATCGCGCCGGCCGTCCTTCGCGCCCTGGTGGAAGCCGCCGAGCCGACGGCGCAGGGCGTCCTTGTCCAGGCTGCCCTTGCGCTCGGTGGGCGCGGCGGCAGGCGGCGCGGTGATGTTGGGGGTGCGCTTGGGCAGTCCCTTGTCGGTGAGGCGCTCGGGCACGGGTGCCGGGTCGGGCACCTCCTCGCCGAGGCCGGTCAGCGGCTGCCGGGGGCCCGGAAGGGCGTCCGCGGCCGGTGCGGGTGCGGGTACCGGTGCCTGTGCGGGGTCCGTCGTGGGGCTGGTGTCGGCGGAACGCTCGTGCCGGTCGGGGCCGATGGCGTACGGGCTCGGTGCGTCCGGCTGCACGGGCAACCGGACCTGCATCGTGGTCTCGGCCTCGGACTCCTCGCGGATCGCGGGCTCACCGGCCGGGCCGGTCTCCGGCGCGGTGGGTGCGGGGTGTTCCGGCGTCGCGGATCGCGGTCCCACGGGCTCGGGCGCGGGTGCTGCCGGTTCCGGTGCCTCGGGCTGCGCGGGCGCGGGCTGGGGGCCCGCCTGCCGCAGGGTGCGTTCGGCCGCCTCGATCAGCGGGTCCTCGCCGGGAAGGGCCGAACGCGACGGCAGCGCGTTGGAGTTCGCCTCGGCGACGGAACCCGGGAGATTCAGCGTGGGCGCGTCCCCGGGCAGCGCCACGGGCGGCGGGGAGGCGGCGGGCGGCGCCTTGGGCAGGAGCGCCTGCGGAAGGACGACGACCGCGGTCACCCCGCTCCCCTTCTGCTCGCGCAGCTGCACCTGCACGCCGTGGCGGGCCGCCAGCAGCGAGGTCACCTGGAGACCCAGTCCCGCGCCGTCCGCGGCCTGTTCGCCGGCCTCGAAGGATGTGGGGTCGGCCAGCCTGGCATTGAGTTCGCCCATCCGGACCGCCGACATGCCGATGCCCTCGTCCTGCACGGAGAGCATCACCTCCCCGGTCTCCAGCAGCCAGCCGGAGAGCTCGACATGGGAGTCGGGCGGGGAGAAGGAGGTCGCGTTCTCCAGGAGTTCGGCGACCAGGTGGCTCACGTCGTCGGCGGCGAAGCCCGCGATCTGGGCGTGCGGCGGCAGGGACTGGATGGTGACCCGCTCGTACCGCTCGATCTCGCTGACCGCGGCGCGCAGTACGTCGACGAGGGGGATCGGGCCGACGTGCCCCTGGTTGTGGTCGGTCCCCGCGAGGACCAGCATGTTCTCGCTGTGGCGCCGCATGACGGTGGCCATGTGGTCCAGCTTGAAGAGGGTCGCGAGGCGCTCGGGGTCCTGCTCGCGCTCCTCCATGCCCTCGATGACACCGAGCTGGCGTTCGACGAGGCCGAGGGCGCGCAGGGACAGGTTCACGAAGGTGTGGTGCACCGTGTTCCGGAGCCGCTCGAGCTGCCCGGTGAGTTCCGTCACCCGGGCCTGGAGTTCGGCCCGCTGGAGCGTGAGGGCCTCATGTCCGGCGGCCAGTTCACCGTGCTCGCTCTGCATGCCCTCGAGCCGGCCGGTGACGTCGTGCTGCAGTCCGTGCAGCTTGCCGTGGAGGGCGTTGATGGACCGTACGACCTGGGCGAACTCGTCGTTGCGCCCGGTGTAGCGGACCGGCTCGGCGGTCTCGGGCTCGGCGGCGATGCGGCCGGCCCCGATGCGCAGGACCGCGAGGGGCTGGGTGAGGGTGCGGGCGACCGCGGTGGAGACGCCGACGGCGACCAGCAGGCAGCCGCCTAGCAGGGCGAGGCGGAGCTCCAGCGCGGTGACGTCGTCGTCGCGCAGTGCTTCGAGCCGCTTGACCTGCGCGGTGCCCAGCGCGGACTCGACCCCGCGCATGCGGTCGAGGCGGGCGGACAGCGCCGCCTCGACCTTCTCGGGGTCGGCCTCCCGGTCGGTGTCGGACAGTTCGGGGCGGTCGGTGAGCCGGGTGAGATACTTCTCCGCTCCGGCGACCTCGGGGCCGGTGACCGTGGAGGCGAGGCTGTCCCGTGCGGAGGAACCGGCGGCCTGGTCGAACTCGGCGAGGGAGGCGAGCTCGCGCACCCGGGCCTGCTGGGCCGCGGCGCTCAGCTCGTCACGGATGCGGTCGTCGTCGCTGTCGCCCGTGTCCTGGCCCTGGACGGGCAGACCGGTGAACGGGTCGATCTGCTGCTGCGGCTCCGTGCCGGGCACGGCGAGCGCGGCCAGCAACAGACCCCGTGTGGCGGAGGCCTGTTCGACGGCGCTGCCGAGCGCGAGCGGGGCGCGGGTGGCGTCGGCGGCGCGCGGCGGGGTCTTCTCCGCGAGCTCGTCGGCGAGGTCGTGGAGCTTGGCGATGACCTCGGAGTACGCCTGGTAGGCCTCCATCGCGGAGCCCTTGCCGGTGAGGGCGGTCCTGCGGAGGGAGGGGATGGCGGAGAGGTCCCTGCGCAGCGCCGCTGGGGCGGCCTCCAGGATCTCGTCCACCTGCTGGTCGACGCGGGCCGCCGGACTCGTGGTGCTGTCCTTGCCGTCCTCCTCCTCACGGCCGCCCGCGATGTGGGTGGTCACCTCGTCGCGCTCGTCCGCGAGGGAGTGCGCGAGGGTGATCGCCTGCTGGTTCAGCTCGGCGAGCGTCACCAGACGCTGGGACTCGTTGAGGTCCGAGGACGCCGACAGGGCCGCCGGGGCCCCCGCGGCGATGACGGTGATCCCTACGACGGCAACGCCGGCGACGAGCCGGCTGCGTACCCGTACGGTCCGCTTGGAGGCACCCGCTGCCGGAGGCGTCGCCCCGGACTCCTCGCGCGTGCTGTCCTTGCTCCGAGGCCGCTTCTTCTGCACCGGTGCTCGCAATCTTGACTCGTCCGCCCTTGAAGCAGAGGTGACGCACGGTCACGTGAAATGGGCGCCCCGCCCTGATGTGCACCGTACGGCTTCCGACCATTCCAGCGCTTTTGAGAGGGGGCCGTGCATCAACCGCTCCGCCACTCGAACGAGTGAACCCCAATCCGGAGTTGGCGAACAAGTCTCCCCACGGGCGCCGCACGGCATGCACGGACCGCCGGGTGGAAGTTCGGGCCAGGCTTTGGCAGTATGCCCGCCCGCATATGCGCGCAGCATTGGATTCCGCCATCGAGAGCCGCCTGACCTGCTGGTACGGTCCGACCGGGCATCGTGCAGGCACCGTGAAGACATCGTGCAGACTGGCCGGATGCGTATCGAACTCGCCACCGAGCCGGGCAGCTCCGAGCGCCCCAACGAGGACTGGGCGTCGACCGCCGTCCCCGCAGCAGGGAGGGGTGGCGCGCTCGTCCTGCTGGACGGTGTCACGCCACCACAGGGCGACGACGGCTGCGTGCACTCGGTTCCGTGGTTCACCGCAAGGCTCGGCGGGGCACTGGCCGAACTGTCCGCTTCGCGACGGGATCTGACACTGTCCGAGATCCTCTCCGAGTCCGTCCGGCGTACCGCCGACGCCCACCGGCCCCTGTGTGACCTTTCTCACCCGCGCACGCCTCAGGCGACGGTGGTCCTGGCGCGTTGGGACCACGAGCGGGTCGAGCACCTGGTGCTCTCCGATTCCGTCCTGCTCGTCGAGGCGCCCGACGGCACGGTCCGGCCACTGCTCGACGACCGTCTCGACCGGCTGCCCCCGGGCTCGCTCGCCTCGGAGGAGATCGCGGACGCACGGGCGCGGAACAAGGAGGGCGGCTTCTTCACGGCAGCCGCCGACCCCCTGGTGTCGTCACGTGCGGTGACCGGCGAGACCCCGCGGTCGGAGGTCCGGGCCCTCGCGGCGCTGACCGACGGGGCGAGCCGCTGGACGGAGAAGTTCCGGGAGGGCGACTGGACGGCGACCCTGAAGGTGCTGCGCCAGGAGGGGCCGCAGGGGCTGATCGACCGCGTCAGGGACCTGGAGCGGGCCGACACCGACCGCGTGCACCTGCGTCGCGGCAAGCGGCACGACGACGCGACGGCGCTCCTCGTGGAGCTGTGAGCGCCGACGGGGACAGCTCGTCGCGCACGCGTCAGCCCTCCGCGCGCTCGCTGAATCAGTCCTCCGCGCGCTCCTTGAATCAGTCCTCCGCGCGCTCGTTGAAGTGGTGCAGGAGACGGGCCAGTTCCGCGACCTCGGCCCGGTCCCAGCCCGCGAGCTTGCGGGCGTACCGGCCACGACGGGCGTCACGGACACTGCGGAAGCGCGCGAGACCGTCGTCCGTGAGGTGGACGAGCGACGCCCGGCCGTCCGCCGGGTCGGTCTCCCGCGCCACCAGTCCGAGACCCTCCAGGGCCCGCAACTGGCGGCTCATGGTCGCCTTCCCCACGCCGAAGTAGGCGGCGAGATCCGTGGCGCGCTGCCGTCCCGCGGACTCCAGCCGCACGAGGAGCCCGTAGGCCGCGGCTTCCAGGTCCGGGTGGACCTCGCGGGCCATCTCCCCCGAGTTGGCCCGCGCCCGGCGCAGGAAGACCGCCAACTCGCGTTCCAGGGCGAGGAACTCATGGTCCACACCATTTCCGGCCGTCGCGCCGGGTCCACCGCCGCTTCCGCTCCCGTGCACGTCAGCACCCCTCATACGCTTTCCCGCCGATGAAACTTTCTTTCAACTGGGGCCATCGCCGCAGTTGGGCCAGTATTTCGCAGGCGTAGACCTCCGGCAGTGGCCGGACCCCCTTCCGGAGCACGGGTCTACGTGCGTAGCTTCATGAGTGCCATGGGTGGCATGTCCACACCACGGCGCACGTACCGCAGGAGTGTCCCGCACCCGCTCCTGGGCCATGAGCTCCCCCACCGAGCCCTCGGAGGCACGCAATGCCCGTGCACAGATCCGGAACCACAGCCCCCCGCCGCCGACCCCGCCTCTTCGCGGCAGGCACCCTCCTCGCCGCGCTCACCCTTCTGCTCACCCTGCCCGCACCGGCCTCCGCGGCCGACGTCCCCGAACGGGGTACGGCGAGGATGGGCCAGGGGGTCATCGCCCACGACGGCCAGGGCGGCGCGCCGGCCGGCACGAGGGCGGTCCAGACCGAAGGCGTGGACGTCAGCAGCCACCAGGGCGACGTCGCCTGGCCGACTCTCTGGAACAGCGGTGTGAAGTGGGCCTACGTCAAGGCCACCGAGGGGACGTACTACAAGAACACGTACTTCACGCAGCAGTACAACGGTTCCTACAACGCAGGCATGATCCGGGGCACTTACCACTTCGCCACCCCGGACACGACGAGCGGCGCCGCCCAGGCGAACTACTTCGTGGACAACGGCGGCGGCTGGTCCAAGGACGGCCGGACACTGCCCGGCGTGCTGGACATCGAGTGGAATCCGTACGGCGCGCAGTGCTACGGCAAGACCCAGGCCGGGATGGTCGCCTGGATCCGCGACTTCGTGAACACCTACAAGGCGCGCACCGGCCGTGACGCCGTGATCTACACCGCGACCAGCTGGTGGAAGGACTGCACGGGCAACAACGCGGGCTTCGGCGCCACCAACCCGCTCTGGGTGGCGCGGTACAACACCACCGTCGGGGAACTCCCGGCCGGCTGGGGCTACTACACGATCTGGCAGTACACCTCGTCCGGCCCGACCGTCGGCGACCACAACCACTTCAACGGCGCCCTCGACCGCGTGGTGGCGCTCGCGAACGGCTGATCCCCGCACGACGCGACATCGGGCCCCGGTGACCAGCCCCAGGTCACCGGGGTCCGGTGTTGCGTCACACCCCACTATGCACTTCGCGTATACACGCTATGTATAGTCACGCCGTGCCGCACCGCCGGCGTGTGGCCGAGCCAGGGGAAGTGACGTGCTGTGCCTGTTGTGCCCGGAAAGACGACGCCGTTCCGTACAGGGTTGGCCGCCGCTCTGGTGACGGTGCTCACACTGACGCTCGGCGGATGCGCGATGCAGACCACGGCTCCCGGGTCCGCCCGCGCCGACGCCGCCTCCGACGCCAAGGGGTCGTACGGGCAGGCGGACTGCCGGAAGGCCAAGTGCATCGCGCTGACGTTCGACGCGGGTCCGGCGAAGGACACCCCGCGTCTCCTGGACGTGCTCAAGGAGAAGAAGGTGCCCGCCACGTTCTTCCTGCTGGGCAGGGACCACGTGCTGAAGCACCCGGAGACCGTGCGGCGCATCGAGGCCGAGGGCCACGAGGT
The DNA window shown above is from Streptomyces sp. Alt3 and carries:
- a CDS encoding MarR family winged helix-turn-helix transcriptional regulator, translating into MRGADVHGSGSGGGPGATAGNGVDHEFLALERELAVFLRRARANSGEMAREVHPDLEAAAYGLLVRLESAGRQRATDLAAYFGVGKATMSRQLRALEGLGLVARETDPADGRASLVHLTDDGLARFRSVRDARRGRYARKLAGWDRAEVAELARLLHHFNERAED
- a CDS encoding lysozyme, whose protein sequence is MPVHRSGTTAPRRRPRLFAAGTLLAALTLLLTLPAPASAADVPERGTARMGQGVIAHDGQGGAPAGTRAVQTEGVDVSSHQGDVAWPTLWNSGVKWAYVKATEGTYYKNTYFTQQYNGSYNAGMIRGTYHFATPDTTSGAAQANYFVDNGGGWSKDGRTLPGVLDIEWNPYGAQCYGKTQAGMVAWIRDFVNTYKARTGRDAVIYTATSWWKDCTGNNAGFGATNPLWVARYNTTVGELPAGWGYYTIWQYTSSGPTVGDHNHFNGALDRVVALANG
- a CDS encoding protein phosphatase 2C domain-containing protein, which gives rise to MRIELATEPGSSERPNEDWASTAVPAAGRGGALVLLDGVTPPQGDDGCVHSVPWFTARLGGALAELSASRRDLTLSEILSESVRRTADAHRPLCDLSHPRTPQATVVLARWDHERVEHLVLSDSVLLVEAPDGTVRPLLDDRLDRLPPGSLASEEIADARARNKEGGFFTAAADPLVSSRAVTGETPRSEVRALAALTDGASRWTEKFREGDWTATLKVLRQEGPQGLIDRVRDLERADTDRVHLRRGKRHDDATALLVEL
- a CDS encoding roadblock/LC7 domain-containing protein; the protein is MTAPSAFGLSTEARNLHWLLSNLVEEVPGVHSVTVVSSDGLMLLSSDPGLATAKAEGRQTGPRGSSADLATIVSGIGSLTIGAAKLMDGGGVKQTMVAMDEGSVFVMSISDGSLLGVHATPDCDMSVIAYHMALFVGRAGHVLTPELRSELRKSMESTQ
- a CDS encoding sensor histidine kinase produces the protein MQKKRPRSKDSTREESGATPPAAGASKRTVRVRSRLVAGVAVVGITVIAAGAPAALSASSDLNESQRLVTLAELNQQAITLAHSLADERDEVTTHIAGGREEEDGKDSTTSPAARVDQQVDEILEAAPAALRRDLSAIPSLRRTALTGKGSAMEAYQAYSEVIAKLHDLADELAEKTPPRAADATRAPLALGSAVEQASATRGLLLAALAVPGTEPQQQIDPFTGLPVQGQDTGDSDDDRIRDELSAAAQQARVRELASLAEFDQAAGSSARDSLASTVTGPEVAGAEKYLTRLTDRPELSDTDREADPEKVEAALSARLDRMRGVESALGTAQVKRLEALRDDDVTALELRLALLGGCLLVAVGVSTAVARTLTQPLAVLRIGAGRIAAEPETAEPVRYTGRNDEFAQVVRSINALHGKLHGLQHDVTGRLEGMQSEHGELAAGHEALTLQRAELQARVTELTGQLERLRNTVHHTFVNLSLRALGLVERQLGVIEGMEEREQDPERLATLFKLDHMATVMRRHSENMLVLAGTDHNQGHVGPIPLVDVLRAAVSEIERYERVTIQSLPPHAQIAGFAADDVSHLVAELLENATSFSPPDSHVELSGWLLETGEVMLSVQDEGIGMSAVRMGELNARLADPTSFEAGEQAADGAGLGLQVTSLLAARHGVQVQLREQKGSGVTAVVVLPQALLPKAPPAASPPPVALPGDAPTLNLPGSVAEANSNALPSRSALPGEDPLIEAAERTLRQAGPQPAPAQPEAPEPAAPAPEPVGPRSATPEHPAPTAPETGPAGEPAIREESEAETTMQVRLPVQPDAPSPYAIGPDRHERSADTSPTTDPAQAPVPAPAPAADALPGPRQPLTGLGEEVPDPAPVPERLTDKGLPKRTPNITAPPAAAPTERKGSLDKDALRRRLGGFHQGAKDGRRDVETEIAESGPQTDHDRTDGRIDETGDTVEEARS